One Candida dubliniensis CD36 chromosome 1, complete sequence genomic region harbors:
- a CDS encoding 40 kDa allergen, putative (Similar to C. albicans ADH2;~Similar to C. albicans ADH1), with protein MSIPTTQKAVVFETNGGKLEYKDIPVPKPKPNELLINVKYSGVCHTDLHAWKGDWPLATKLPLVGGHEGAGVVVALGENVKGWKVGDFAGIKWLNGSCLNCEYCQAGAEPNCAQADLSGYTHDGSFQQYATADAVQAARIPAGTDLANVAPILCAGVTVYKALKTADLQAGQWVAISGAAGGLGSLAVQYAKAMGYRVLAIDGGEDKGEFVKSLGAEAYIDFTKEKDIVAAVKKATDGGPHGVINVSVSEKAIDQSVEYVRSLGKVVLVGLPAHAKVSAPVFDSVVKSIQIKGSYVGNRKDTAEAVDFFSRGLIKCPIKIVGLSELPEVYKLMEEGKILGRYVLDTTK; from the coding sequence ATGTCAATCCCAACTACTCAAAAAGctgttgtttttgaaacCAACGGAGGTAAATTGGAATACAAAGATATCCCAGTCCCAAAACCAAAGccaaatgaattattaattaatgttAAATACTCCGGTGTCTGTCACACTGATTTACACGCTTGGAAAGGTGATTGGCCATTGGCTACCAAATTGCCATTGGTCGGTGGTCACGAAGGTgctggtgttgttgttgcctTGGGTGAAAATGTCAAAGGCTGGAAAGTTGGTGATTTTGCTGGTATCAAATGGTTGAATGGTTCTTGTTTGAACTGTGAATACTGTCAAGCTGGTGCCGAACCAAATTGTGCTCAAGCTGATTTATCCGGTTACACCCACGATGGTTCTTTCCAACAATATGCTACTGCTGATGCCGTTCAAGCTGCCAGAATCCCAGCTGGTACTGACTTGGCCAATGTTGCTCCAATATTGTGTGCTGGTGTCACTGTTTACAAAGCTTTAAAGACTGCTGACTTGCAAGCTGGTCAATGGGTCGCTATCTCTGGTGCCGCTGGTGGTTTGGGTTCTTTAGCTGTCCAATATGCCAAGGCTATGGGTTACAGAGTTCTTGCCATCGATGGTGGTGAAGACAAAGGTGAATTCGTCAAATCATTAGGTGCTGAAGCTTACATTGATTtcaccaaagaaaaagatattgTTGCAGCTGTCAAGAAAGCCACTGACGGTGGTCCACATGGTGTTATCAATGTCTCCGTTTCTGAAAAAGCTATCGACCAATCTGTTGAATACGTTAGATCATTAGGTAAAgttgttttggttggtttGCCAGCACACGCTAAAGTTTCTGCTCCAGTTTTTGATTCTGTTGTCAAATCTATTCAAATCAAAGGTTCATACGTTGGTAACAGAAAAGACACTGCTGAAGCCGTTGACTTCTTCTCAAGAGGTTTGATCAAATGTCCAATCAAGATTGTTGGTTTATCTGAATTACCAGAAGTTTACAAATTGATGGAAGAAGGTAAGATTTTGGGTAGATACGTCTTGGACACCACCAAATAA
- a CDS encoding sorting nexin, putative (Similar to S. cerevisiae GRD19;~Similar to C. albicans GRD19), producing the protein MSKPFQPISDVINTSPKNKSQSFNEIYGEPENFLEIEVKNPLTHGYGSNLFTDYEIICRTNIPAFKKRESRIRRRYSDFVAFRKILEQETTRVIIPPLPGKIFLNSNKFNDLNIEKRRQGLEKFLIVVSGHPLLQTGSKSLIDFIQNEKWDPKQIVY; encoded by the coding sequence ATGTCAAAACCGTTCCAGCCGATTAGTGACGTGATTAACACGTCACCCAAGAACAAGTCCCAGTCGTTTAATGAGATATATGGCGAACCAGAGAATTTTCTTGAAATAGAGGTGAAAAACCCATTAACTCATGGGTACGGCCTGAATTTATTCACTGATTACGAGATCATTTGTCGAACCAACATCCCTGCATTCAAGAAAAGAGAGAGTCGGATTCGAAGAAGGTATAGCGACTTTGTTGCCTTTCGAAAGATCTTGGAGCAAGAAACCACCAGAGTAATAATCCCACCATTACCAGGGAAGATATTTTTGAATCtgaataaattcaatgatttgaatattgaaaaaagaagacaaggcttagaaaaatttttgattgttgtgAGTGGCCATCCATTGCTCCAAACAGGATCAAAATCgttgattgattttatccaaaatgaaaaatgggATCCAAAACAAATAGTTTATTAA
- a CDS encoding fatty acid desaturase, putative (Similar to S. cerevisiae OLE1;~Similar to C. albicans OLE1) yields the protein MTTVEQLETVDITKLNAIAAGTNKKVPRVVAAGLGGRLMGTSDLVKVTAEEITKDSMESLAEKDAREKAKYANRKHISEEPWTLSNFFQKINWLNMVLVVFIPAFGAYCAWYYPPQLKTIVLAFVMYAFSGVSITAGYHRLYSHKSYDAALPVRLFFAFFGAGAIEGSIKWWGHSHRIHHRYTDTSRDPYDARRGFWFSHMGWMLTKANPKNRARADISDLVADWVVTFQHRHYLLIMVAAAFVFPTLVAGLGWGDYWGGFIYAGILKCFAIQQATFCVNSLAHWIGVQPFDDRRTPRDHVLTAFVTFGEGYHNFHHEFPSDYRNALKWYQYDPTKVTIWCLSKLGLAWNLKKFSQNAIEQGLVQQQQKKLDRMKAKLNWGAEIEKLPVWTREEFNERAKQEGLIIISGIIHNVKDFIKEHPGGQALVRASLGKDATKAFNGAVYAHSNAAHNLLATMRVAVVKDGDVHADTFDLQQQMMEKEKQS from the coding sequence ATGACTACAGTTGAACAACTTGAAACTGTTGATATCACTAAATTGAATGCCATTGCCGCTGGTACTAATAAGAAAGTGCCCAGAGTGGTGGCTGCTGGGTTAGGTGGTAGATTAATGGGTACCTCCGATTTAGTCAAAGTCACTGCTGAAGAAATCACCAAGGATTCAATGGAATCATTGGCAGAAAAGGATGCCAGAGAAAAGGCAAAATACGCCAACAGAAAGCACATTTCAGAAGAGCCATGGACTTTAAGcaattttttccaaaaaataaattggcTTAATATGGTTTTGGTTGTTTTCATCCCTGCATTTGGAGCTTACTGTGCGTGGTATTACCCACCACAATTGAAGACTATAGTGTTGGCATTTGTCATGTATGCATTCAGTGGTGTTTCAATTACTGCTGGTTATCATCGTTTGTATTCTCATAAATCATATGATGCCGCTTTGCCAGTGAGACTTTTCTTTGCCTTCTTCGGTGCTGGTGCCATTGAAGGTTCAATAAAATGGTGGGGTCATTCTCACCGTATTCACCACAGATACACCGATACTTCGAGAGACCCATACGATGCCCGAAGAGGGTTCTGGTTTTCCCACATGGGATGGATGTTGACTAAAGCCAACCCTAAAAACAGAGCTAGAGCCGATATTTCCGACCTTGTTGCCGACTGGGTTGTCACCTTCCAACACAGACATTATTTGTTGATCATGGTTGCAGCTGCATTTGTTTTCCCAACTTTGGTTGCTGGGTTAGGTTGGGGTGACTATTGGGGAGGATTCATTTATGCTGGTATTTTGAAATGTTTTGCCATCCAACAAGCCACTTTCTGTGTCAACTCTTTGGCCCATTGGATTGGTGTCCAACCTTTTGACGATAGAAGAACTCCACGTGATCACGTGTTGACGGCATTTGTGACATTTGGTGAAGGTTACCATAACTTCCATCATGAGTTCCCTAGTGATTACAGAAATGCTTTGAAGTGGTACCAGTACGATCCAACCAAGGTCACCATTTGGTGTTTATCTAAACTTGGGTTGGCTTGGAACTTGAAGAAGTTTTCCCAGAATGCCATTGAACAAGGCTTAGTccagcaacaacaaaagaagcTTGATAGAATGAAGGCTAAATTGAACTGGGGTGCAGAAATTGAGAAATTGCCTGTGTGGACTAGAGAAGAATTCAACGAAAGAGCTAAACAGGAAGgattgattataatttcTGGTATAATTCACAATGTTAAGGACTTCATTAAAGAACACCCCGGTGGTCAAGCTCTTGTTAGGGCTTCTTTGGGTAAAGACGCCACAAAGGCTTTCAACGGTGCTGTGTATGCTCATTCGAACGCTGCTCACAACTTGTTGGCAACCATGAGAGTTGCTGTGGTTAAAGATGGTGACGTTCATGCCGATACCTTtgatttacaacaacaaatgatggagaaagaaaaacaatctTAG
- a CDS encoding translation elongation factor 1-alpha, putative (Similar to C. albicans TEF2;~Similar to S. cerevisiae TEF), whose product MGKEKTHVNVVVIGHVDSGKSTTTGHLIYKCGGIDKRTIEKFEKEAAELGKGSFKYAWVLDKLKAERERGITIDIALWKFETPKYHVTVIDAPGHRDFIKNMITGTSQADCAILIIAGGTGEFEAGISKDGQTREHALLAYTLGVKQLIVAVNKMDSVKWDKNRFEEIIKETSNFVKKVGYNPKTVPFVPISGWNGDNMIEASTNCPWYKGWEKETKSGKVTGKTLLEAIDAIEPPTRPTDKPLRLPLQDVYKIGGIGTVPVGRVETGVIKAGMVVTFAPAGVTTEVKSVEMHHEQLAEGVPGDNVGFNVKNVSVKEIRRGNVCGDSKNDPPKGCDSFNAQVIVLNHPGQISAGYSPVLDCHTAHIACKFDTLVEKIDRRTGKKLEENPKFVKSGDAAIVKMVPTKPMCVEAFTDYPPLGRFAVRDMRQTVAVGVIKSVEKSDKAGKVTKAAQKAAKK is encoded by the coding sequence ATGggtaaagaaaaaactcACGTTAacgttgttgttattggtCACGTCGATTCCGGTAAATCTACTACCACCGGTCACTTAATTTACAAGTGTGGTGGTATCGATAAAAGaaccattgaaaaattcgAAAAAGAAGCTGCTGAATTGGGTAAAGGTTCTTTCAAATACGCCTGGGTCTTGGATAAATTGAAGGctgaaagagaaagaggtATCACCATTGATATCGCTTTGTGGAAATTCGAAACTCCAAAATACCACGTTACCGTCATTGATGCTCCAGGTCACAGAGATTTCATCAAGAACATGATCACTGGTACTTCTCAAGCTGATTGTGctattttgattattgcTGGTGGTACTGGTGAATTCGAAGCCGGTATTTCTAAGGATGGTCAAACCAGAGAACACGCTTTGTTGGCTTACACTTTGGGTgtcaaacaattgattgttgCTGTCAACAAGATGGACTCTGTCAAATGGGACAAAAACAGATTCGAAGAAATCATCAAGGAAACCTCTAACTTCGTCAAGAAGGTTGGTTACAACCCAAAGACTGTTCCATTCGTTCCAATCTCTGGTTGGAATGGTGACAACATGATTGAAGCTTCCACCAACTGTCCATGGTACAAGGGTTGGGAAAAGGAAACCAAATCCGGTAAGGTTACTGGTAAGACCTTGTTAGAAGCTATTGATGCTATTGAACCACCAACCAGACCAACCGACAAACCATTGAGATTGCCATTGCAAGATGTTTACAAGATCGGTGGTATTGGTACTGTGCCAGTCGGTAGAGTTGAAACTGGTGTCATTAAAGCCGGTATGGTTGTCACTTTTGCCCCAGCTGGTGTTACCACTGAAGTCAAATCCGTTGAAATGCATCACGAACAATTGGCTGAAGGTGTTCCAGGTGACAATGTTGGTTTCAACGTTAAGAATGTTTCTGTCAAAGAAATTAGAAGAGGTAACGTTTGTGGTGACTCCAAGAACGATCCACCAAAGGGTTGTGACTCTTTCAATGCCCAAGTCATTGTCTTGAACCATCCAGGTCAAATCTCTGCTGGTTATTCTCCAGTCTTGGATTGTCACACTGCCCACATTGCTTGTAAATTCGACACTTTGGTTGAAAAGATTGACAGAAGAACTGGTAAGAAATTGGAAGAAAATCCAAAATTCGTCAAATCCGGTGACGCTGCTATCGTCAAGATGGTCCCAACCAAACCAATGTGTGTTGAAGCTTTCACTGACTACCCACCATTAGGTAGATTCGCTGTCAGAGATATGAGACAAACCGTTGCTGTTGGTGTCATCAAATCTGTTGAAAAATCCGACAAAGCTGGTAAAGTTACCAAGGCTGCCCAAAAAGCTGCTAAGAAATAA
- a CDS encoding glycine cleavage system P-protein, putative (Similar to C. albicans GCV2;~Similar to S. cerevisiae GCV2), whose translation MFTKSTIRTVLRSLATKANTSSENFAKVLNPKVSFDNLDVFARRHIGPTSKEVQKMLSSLGYKDLDEFLSNVVPEHVLIKRKLSVQPEKGFTESEMLDHLHKLANKNKIKKSFIGKGYAGTLLPPVIQRNLLESPEWYTSYTPYQPEISQGRLNSLLNYQTMICSLTGMAMANASLLDEGTAAGEAMTLSYHNSKDKKKIYVVDANLHPQTVDVIKSRAKNIGVEIVEIPLATKQGVEELSAIADNVCGALVQYPDTNGEIVDFTEIGNILHSNKALFAMATDLLALTILKPPSEFGADIALGTSQRFGVPFGYGGPHAAFFATSSKYARKIPGRIVGVSKDRLGNPALRLALQTREQHIKREKATSNICTAQALLANISANYAVYHGPQGLKNIANRVYGFTTLLANEISKKHQLVNNKWFDTLTVKLNGVSSDEILAKALNEYDINMFRVDESTVSLQLDETVQKQDLINLVNVFTGQENYSPDELPTIPQELLRSDEILTHEVFNSHHSETAMLRYLHSLQRMDLSLADSMIPLGSCTMKLNATVEMQTLSIPGFNSIHPFAPIDQAQGYKELIDEFEKDLNDITGFDGTTSMPNSGAQGEYTGLSLIREYHRSRGEHDQRNICLIPVSAHGTNPASAAMCGLKVVPVKCLSNGSIDLEDLEAKAAKYAKQLCSIMITYPSTYGLFEPGVKKAIDIVHANGGLVYLDGANMNAQVGLTSPGDLGADVCHLNIHKTFALSHGGGGPGQAPVCVKEHLKPFLPKHHFVNTPHSTSESIKAVNSAPYGSASVIPVSYSYIKMLGAQALPYVSAIAMLNANYILTKLEPHYKILFVDRNASSDSGTKHCAHEFILDLREFQKIGIEAIDVAKRLQDYGFHAPTMSFPVAGTLMIEPTESENLGELDRFIDSLISIRSEIEAYKNNEPLGQVLKNAPHSLEDIVSSEDWDARGYTREQAAYPLPFLKKNKCWPTVSRLNDTYGDLNLICTCPSVEEVAAEN comes from the coding sequence ATGTTTACCAAGTCAACGATTAGGACTGTTTTGAGGTCATTGGCAACAAAGGCAAACACGTCGTCAGAAAATTTTGCTAAAGTTCTCAACCCAAAAGTATCGTTTGATAATCTTGATGTGTTTGCTCGGAGACATATAGGGCCAACATCCAAAGAGGTGCAAAAGATGTTATCTTCATTGGGGTATAAAGATTTGGATGAGTTTTTGTCAAATGTTGTTCCAGAACATGTGTTGATCAAAAGAAAGTTAAGTGTGCAACCGGAAAAGGGTTTCACCGAATCAGAAATGTTGGATCATTTGCATAAATTAGctaataaaaacaaaataaagaaatccTTTATTGGTAAAGGTTATGCGGGGACACTTTTACCTCCTGTCATCCAAAGAAACCTCCTTGAATCGCCTGAATGGTATACTTCCTATACTCCATATCAACCAGAAATTTCCCAAGGAAgattaaattcattattaaattatcaaaccATGATCTGTTCACTTACAGGAATGGCAATGGCTAATGCCTCGTTGTTAGATGAAGGTACTGCTGCTGGTGAAGCCATGACTTTGTCATACCACAACTCAaaagacaagaaaaaaatctatGTGGTTGATGCAAATCTTCATCCTCAAACTGTGGATGTTATAAAATCCAGAGCCAAAAACATCGGcgttgaaattgttgaaattcCTTTAGCCACTAAACAAGGGGTTGAAGAGTTATCTGCAATTGCCGACAACGTTTGTGGAGCATTGGTTCAATATCCAGATACCAATGGGGAAATAGTTGATTTCACTGAAATCGGTAACATCTTGCATTCTAACAAGGCCCTTTTTGCTATGGCTACTGATCTATTGGCCTTGACGATTCTTAAACCACCAAGTGAATTTGGAGCTGATATTGCCTTGGGTACTTCTCAAAGATTTGGTGTTCCATTCGGTTATGGTGGCCCACACGCTGCATTTTTCGCTACATCGTCTAAATATGCCAGAAAAATCCCTGGAAGAATAGTGGGTGTCTCGAAGGACAGATTGGGCAACCCAGCTTTGCGTTTGGCATTACAAACCAGAGAGCAACATATCAAAAGAGAGAAGGCCACTTCGAATATCTGTACTGCCCAAGCTTTATTGGCAAATATTTCTGCCAACTATGCAGTTTATCATGGTCCTCAgggattgaaaaatattgcCAACAGAGTTTATGGTTTTACAACATTATTAGCTAACGAGATCTCAAAAAAGCATCAATTggtcaataataaatggtTCGATACCTTGACTGTTAAGTTGAATGGTGTTTCTTCAGATGAAATTTTAGCTAAAGCTTTGAATGAATACGATATCAACATGTTTAGAGTTGACGAGTCCACGGTATCATTGCAATTGGATGAAACGGTTCAAAAACAAGACTTGATCAATTTAGTCAATGTTTTCACTGGCCAAGAGAACTATTCTCCAGATGAATTGCCAACTATTCctcaagaattattaagaTCCGATGAAATTTTGACACATGAAGTTTTTAATTCCCATCATTCAGAAACAGCCATGTTGAGATACTTGCACTCTTTGCAAAGAATGGATTTGTCATTAGCTGATAGCATGATCCCATTGGGTTCTTGTACTATGAAATTGAACGCCACAGTGGAGATGCAGACATTGTCTATTCCTggattcaattcaattcaccCATTTGCCCCAATAGACCAAGCTCAAGGCTacaaagaattgattgatgaatttgaaaaagacTTGAATGATATTACCGGTTTCGATGGTACTACTTCGATGCCAAACTCTGGTGCTCAAGGTGAATATACTGGGTTGTCTTTAATTAGAGAATATCATAGATCTCGCGGTGAGCACGATCAAAGAAACATTTGCTTGATTCCAGTTAGTGCTCATGGAACCAACCCAGCATCAGCCGCCATGTGTGGATTGAAAGTTGTTCCCGTCAAATGTTTATCTAATGGATCCATTGATTTAGAAGATTTAGAAGCAAAAGCAGCCAAATATGCCAAACAGTTGTGTTCAATAATGATTACTTACCCATCTACGTACGGTTTATTTGAGCCAGGCGTTAAGAAAGCTATTGATATTGTTCATGCCAATGGCGGTTTGGTTTACTTGGACGGTGCAAACATGAATGCCCAAGTCGGTTTAACTTCTCCGGGTGATTTGGGTGCCGATGTTTGTCATTTGAATATTCACAAAACATTTGCATTAAGTcatggtggtggtggtccAGGTCAAGCACCAGTTTGTGTCAAAGAACACTTGAAACCATTTTTGCCAAAGCATCATTTTGTCAATACTCCACACTCCACTAGTGAATCTATTAAAGCCGTCAACTCAGCTCCTTATGGTAGTGCATCGGTTATTCCTGTTTCGTATTCGTACATTAAAATGTTGGGAGCACAAGCGTTGCCATATGTATCTGCTATTGCTATGTTGAATGccaattatattttaacCAAATTAGAACCACATTATAAGATATTGTTTGTTGACCGTAACGCCTCATCTGATAGTGGCACCAAACATTGTGCACATGAGTTTATTCTTGATTTACGTGAATTCCAAAAGATTGGCATTGAAGCTATTGATGTGGCTAAAAGATTGCAGGATTATGGATTCCATGCACCAACAATGTCTTTCCCAGTTGCAGGAACTTTGATGATTGAGCCTACTGAATCAGAAAATTTAGGTGAATTAGATAGATTTATTGATTCGTTGATTTCAATCAGAAGTGAAATTGAGGCTTACAAAAATAACGAACCATTGGGTCAAGTCTTGAAAAATGCCCCACATTCGTTGGAGGATATTGTTAGCTCAGAAGATTGGGATGCGAGAGGTTACACCAGAGAACAAGCAGCTTACCCATTGCcatttttaaagaaaaacaagTGTTGGCCAACTGTTAGTCGTTTGAACGATACTTATggtgatttgaatttaatctGTACATGTCCTTCAGTTGAAGAAGTTGCTGCTGAAAATTAG
- a CDS encoding S-methylmethionine:homocysteine methyltransferase, putative (Similar to C. albicans SAM4), translating into MGRVKDLLEKKKLVIDGALGTELERLLPTTSTYLPSSSPLWSGQVLIKNPELVEQVHLDYINAGADMIITSTYQTSYASLHKYIGYDMDQAVTLWNSALDVAKSAVKKSGRDDVIIAGSIGPYATLLANGSEYNGDYQGVSDQELIEYHTPLFEFYNNSDVDIICIETIPSFQELKVIIGLTKKYTSKEFFISINPQTGSALSDGTSLTEVAQLFAEINDPRFVAVGINCTSYENVDQISTYLTNFPIFIYPNLGFVYDTTVHKFVSKMLQESAWANSIAKWLNLPNVKAIGGCCSTTPAEIQQVAQLIKQ; encoded by the coding sequence ATGGGACGTGTTAAGGATCTTttagagaaaaaaaaattagtcATTGACGGTGCCTTAGGTACTGAGTTGGAAAGATTATTACCAACAACTTCGACCTATCTCCCTAGCAGCAGCCCACTTTGGTCTGGTCAAGTTTTGATCAAGAACCCGGAGTTGGTGGAACAGGTCCATTTGGATTATATCAATGCTGGCGCCGATATGATTATTACTTCAACATACCAAACATCATATGCGTCATTGCATAAATACATTGGCTATGACATGGATCAAGCCGTCACCCTTTGGAACCTGGCTTTGGACGTTGCTAAAAGTGCAGTGAAGAAATCTGGTAGAGATGACGTTATTATTGCTGGGTCTATCGGCCCTTATGCTACATTGCTTGCCAACGGATCAGAATATAATGGTGATTATCAAGGTGTTAGTGACCAAGAGTTGATTGAATACCACACCCCGTTGTTTGAATTCTACAACAATTCCGATGTTGACATTATATGCATTGAAACTATTCCAAGCTTTCAAGAGTTGAAGGTTATAATTGGGCTAACAAAAAAGTACACTTCCAAggaattttttatttcaattaacCCTCAAACGGGATCTGCTTTGAGTGACGGAACATCTTTGACTGAGGTAGCTCAATTGTTTGCTGAAATCAATGACCCAAGATTTGTTGCTGTTGGTATCAACTGTACCAGTTATGAGAATGTTGACCAAATATCAACTTATTTGACCAATTTCCCTATTTTTATCTACCCCAACTTGGGATTTGTGTATGACACTACTGTGCACAAATTTGTTTCCAAAATGTTGCAAGAATCAGCTTGGGCAAACAGCATCGCAAAGTGGTTGAATCTCCCAAATGTTAAAGCTATTGGAGGTTGCTGCAGCACTACTCCAGCGGAAATCCAGCAAGTGGCACAATTGATCAAGCAATAG